A window from Actinomycetota bacterium encodes these proteins:
- a CDS encoding DEAD/DEAH box helicase, whose protein sequence is MVAAARSASQGGCPLVHRERLPSRRGTTVEIPADLDPTLRSRLELMGVARLYRHQAQARELVRADRHVIVATGTASGKTLCYQLPVVEALVADPTATALYLAPTKALARDQLRSLRAWRLPQLRAAALDGDTPRPERDAIRRTANWILTNPDLLHHGVLPDHRRWGDVLHRLAYVVVDECHVARGVFGAHVAVILRRLRRLCDRYGAAPTFVLASATIGNPAEHAAVLTGLAVEAVADDTSPRGAIDIGFWQPAMIDEDAGIRRSTVGEAGEVLASLVAAGVQTLVFVRSRRAAEVTAVVARERLGDSPLADTVAAYRAGYLPQERRELEDALTAGELLGVAATEALELGIDVGGLDAVVLAGYPGTAAAFWQRLGRAGRSGREAIGVLVADDDPLDQYLVAHPDQLLGRPPEDAIADPANAHVLGPHLRCACQEHPLDAEDARRWFGPSAPDLLGADADAGVLRERAGRYFWVGRGRAAAEVDLRSAGGPPVRIVDAASGELIGDVDAARAPRQVHPGAIYLHQGHIHEVTDLSLRRRVAAVRRAPQVRHTTRPRSTADVTVIDELEAADRGEVAVRLGRVRVTEQVTGYDTLDHATRRVIGRHDLDLPPTELITVAVWYAIPVHLLTAAGLAPAQLPGSLHAAEHAAIGLLPLIALCDRWDLGGLSTARHPDTGRPTVFVYDGYAGGAGLAERSFRRLGEHLAATRAAVSECACRAGCPSCVHSPKCGNGNEPLDKAGAVTVLDLVLAHGP, encoded by the coding sequence CTGGTCGCTGCGGCCCGCAGCGCCAGCCAGGGTGGGTGCCCGCTGGTCCACCGCGAACGGCTCCCGTCCCGCCGCGGGACCACCGTGGAGATCCCGGCAGACCTCGACCCGACACTGCGCAGCCGACTGGAGCTGATGGGCGTCGCCCGCCTGTACCGCCACCAGGCGCAGGCCCGGGAGCTCGTCCGCGCCGATCGCCACGTGATCGTGGCCACCGGCACCGCCAGCGGGAAGACCCTCTGCTACCAGCTGCCGGTCGTCGAGGCGCTGGTCGCCGACCCCACCGCCACGGCCCTGTACCTGGCGCCGACCAAGGCGCTGGCCCGCGACCAGCTCCGCTCGTTGCGGGCGTGGCGGCTGCCGCAGCTGCGTGCCGCCGCGCTCGACGGCGACACGCCCCGCCCGGAGCGCGACGCGATCCGGCGCACGGCGAACTGGATCCTGACCAACCCGGACCTGCTGCACCACGGTGTGCTCCCCGACCACCGCCGTTGGGGTGACGTCCTGCACCGGCTGGCGTACGTGGTGGTCGACGAGTGTCACGTCGCCCGAGGCGTTTTCGGCGCCCACGTCGCGGTGATCCTGCGCCGGCTACGCCGCCTGTGCGATCGGTACGGCGCCGCTCCGACGTTCGTGCTGGCGTCCGCAACGATCGGCAACCCGGCCGAGCACGCCGCCGTGCTGACCGGCCTGGCCGTGGAGGCGGTGGCCGACGACACCTCGCCGCGCGGGGCGATTGACATCGGCTTCTGGCAGCCAGCCATGATCGACGAGGACGCCGGGATCCGGCGGTCGACCGTCGGTGAGGCCGGGGAGGTCCTGGCGTCGCTGGTGGCCGCCGGGGTGCAGACGCTGGTGTTCGTCCGCAGCCGTCGCGCAGCGGAGGTCACCGCCGTGGTGGCCCGTGAACGTCTGGGCGACTCCCCGCTGGCCGACACGGTGGCCGCCTACCGCGCGGGGTACCTGCCGCAGGAACGACGGGAGCTGGAGGACGCCCTGACCGCTGGGGAGCTGCTCGGCGTGGCGGCCACCGAGGCGCTCGAGCTCGGCATCGACGTCGGCGGGCTGGACGCCGTGGTGCTGGCGGGCTACCCGGGGACCGCTGCGGCGTTCTGGCAGCGCCTGGGGCGGGCCGGGCGGTCGGGACGGGAGGCGATCGGGGTGCTGGTCGCCGACGACGACCCCCTCGACCAGTACCTCGTCGCCCACCCCGACCAGCTGCTGGGGCGACCGCCCGAGGACGCGATCGCCGATCCGGCCAACGCGCACGTGCTCGGCCCGCACCTGCGGTGCGCCTGCCAGGAGCACCCGCTCGACGCCGAGGACGCGCGGCGGTGGTTCGGCCCCTCGGCACCGGACCTACTGGGCGCCGACGCGGACGCCGGCGTGCTGCGGGAGCGGGCCGGCCGGTACTTCTGGGTCGGGCGGGGCCGGGCAGCGGCCGAGGTCGATCTGCGGTCGGCGGGCGGCCCGCCGGTGCGGATCGTGGATGCCGCATCCGGCGAGCTGATCGGGGATGTGGACGCCGCACGCGCACCACGTCAGGTGCATCCGGGAGCGATCTACCTGCATCAGGGCCACATCCACGAGGTGACCGACCTGAGCTTGCGTCGCCGGGTCGCCGCGGTGCGACGCGCCCCGCAGGTGCGCCACACCACCCGCCCGCGGTCCACCGCCGACGTGACGGTGATCGACGAGCTCGAGGCCGCCGACCGGGGCGAGGTCGCGGTCCGGCTCGGCCGTGTCCGGGTGACCGAGCAGGTCACCGGGTACGACACGCTCGATCACGCCACCCGCCGCGTGATCGGCCGCCACGACCTTGACCTGCCGCCCACCGAGCTGATCACGGTCGCGGTCTGGTACGCGATCCCCGTGCACCTGCTCACCGCCGCCGGGCTCGCGCCGGCGCAGCTGCCAGGGTCGCTGCACGCCGCGGAGCACGCCGCGATCGGGCTGTTGCCGTTGATCGCGCTGTGTGACCGGTGGGACCTCGGCGGGCTGTCGACAGCCCGTCACCCCGATACCGGCCGTCCCACCGTGTTCGTCTACGACGGCTACGCGGGCGGTGCCGGGCTGGCGGAGCGGTCCTTCCGGCGCCTCGGCGAGCACCTGGCCGCCACGCGCGCCGCGGTCTCGGAGTGCGCCTGCCGGGCGGGCTGCCCGTCGTGCGTGCACTCACCCAAGTGCGGCAACGGCAACGAACCGCTGGACAAGGCCGGGGCGGTCACCGTCCTCGACCTGGTGCTCGCCCACGGGCCGTGA